The nucleotide sequence AACGCATCGGGGAAATCGTTGCCCGGCAGGGCGACGCGCCCCAAACCGTCGTTCGCTGAGGCCGCGGCGGGCGTCCGCCCGGCTGCATGACACCGAGGGCCCTGGTGATCCATGGGCCGTCGGTGCAGGCGGCATGGGGCCTTATGGCGCCGTAATCTCAAGGTGCTGTGACCTTGATGTGCCGTGACCTTGATGTGCCGTGACCTTATGCTGCCGCGAAATTTATAGGCCGGTTGCGCTGCCGGCGCCCATGACATCCAGGCTCGTCCCTACCGGCCCTGCGGCGCGTCCAGGATGCGCGCACAGGCCGCCTCGACCCGCGCGGCCGCGTCGGGCGCCAGGCAGTCCACGACCGTACGGTCCGGCAGCGCGCGCAGCCATGTGATCTGGCGCTTGGCCAATTGGCGCGTGGCGGCGATGCCTTGTTCGCGCGCGGTGGCCAGGTCGATCTCTCCGTCCAGGTGGCTCCAGATCTGCCGGTAGCCCACGCAGCGTACCGACGGCAGGGCGGTATGCAGATCGCCCCGCGCCCGCAGGGCACGAACCTCTTCCACCAGGCCCTGTCGCAGCATCAGGTCGAAGCGCCGTGCAATGCGGTCGTGCAGGACGGCCCGGTCCGAGGGCTCCAGGCTGATCGTGATGTAGCGATGGTTCGCCCCGGGGCCAGAAGGACGGTCGGCGGCGCGCCGCAGCAGCGCCGACATGGGCTGTCCGCTGACGATGCATATCTCCAGTGCGCGCTGGATGCGCTGGCTGTCATTGGGCGCCAGCCGGGCCGCCGTTACCGGGTCCAGGCGCGCCAGCTCGTCGTGCATGGCGGGCCAGCCGATTTCCGCCGCGCGGGCTTCCAGCGAGGCGCGCAGCACGGGATCGGCCGAGGGCAGGTCGTCCAGCCCGTCGCGCAGCGCCTTGAAGTACAGCATGGTGCCGCCCGCCAGCAGCGGCACGCGGCCGCGTGCGCGGATGTCGTCGATCAGCCGCAGCGCGTCGGCGCGGAACTCCGCCGCCGAATAGGCCTGCGCCGGGTCGCGGATATCGAGCAGGTGCTGCGGCACGCTGGCCCGTTCCTGCGCGCTGGGCTTGGCGGTGCCGATGTCCATGCCGCGATAGATGGTGGCGGAATCGACGTTGACGATTTCCAGCGGCCAGCGCCGCGCGAGCGCCAGCGTGGCGGCGCTCTTGCCGGCCGCCGTGGGGCCGGTCAGGCAAAGTATGGGGGAGGCCGTCATGCCCGGGCGCGCTGCGTCATCGCGCTATTGGCCGCGCAGGAAGAGCCGGTCCAGCTCCGATACCGACCATTGCACCCAGGTGGGCCGGCCGTGATTGCACTGGTCGGCGCGTTCCGTCGCTTCCATGCGGCGCAGCAGCGCGTTCATCTCTTCGATGGTCAGGCGGCGGTTGGCGCGCACCGAGCCGTGGCACGCCATGGTGGCAAGCAATTCATTGCGCTGCTCCGTCAGAAGGCGGGAAACGCCCACCGTCGCCAGATCGCGCAGCACCGCGCGCGCCAGGGACTCCACGTCGCCGCGCGCCAGCAGCGCCGGCACGGAGCGCACCGCGATGGAGGCCGGGCCCGCCGGCCGCATGCGGAAACCCAGTTCTTCCAGCTGCGCTTCGCATTCCTCCACCAGCGCGACGTCTTTTTCCTGCGCATTGAATACCACCGGCACCAGCAGGTCCTGGCGCGGCATGCTGCGCGCGTCCAGGTCTGTTTTCAGCTGCTCGTAAACGACGCGCTCGTGGGCGGCGTGCATGTCCACCAGCACGAGGCCCCGCTTGTTCTG is from Bordetella bronchialis and encodes:
- the miaA gene encoding tRNA (adenosine(37)-N6)-dimethylallyltransferase MiaA translates to MTASPILCLTGPTAAGKSAATLALARRWPLEIVNVDSATIYRGMDIGTAKPSAQERASVPQHLLDIRDPAQAYSAAEFRADALRLIDDIRARGRVPLLAGGTMLYFKALRDGLDDLPSADPVLRASLEARAAEIGWPAMHDELARLDPVTAARLAPNDSQRIQRALEICIVSGQPMSALLRRAADRPSGPGANHRYITISLEPSDRAVLHDRIARRFDLMLRQGLVEEVRALRARGDLHTALPSVRCVGYRQIWSHLDGEIDLATAREQGIAATRQLAKRQITWLRALPDRTVVDCLAPDAAARVEAACARILDAPQGR